A genomic segment from Hemitrygon akajei chromosome 27, sHemAka1.3, whole genome shotgun sequence encodes:
- the LOC140717305 gene encoding fibroblast growth factor 4B-like isoform X2 codes for MISTVELGVVSLYGMKTHAFIAMNNKGRLYAAADFNNECEFKERLLPNRYNVYESKAYPGMYIALSKHGRAKRGSKVSPTLRVTHFLPRL; via the exons ATGATTTCTACGGTGGAGTTGGGAGTGGTCAGTTTGTATGGCATGAAGACCCATGCCTTCATTGCAATGAATAACAAAGGTCGACTGTATGCAGCA GCGGACTTCAATAACGAGTGTGAATTCAAAGAAAGGCTCTTGCCCAATCGCTACAACGTGTATGAATCGAAGGCCTACCCGGGGATGTACATAGCACTGAGTAAGCATGGAAGAGCGAAAAGAGGAAGCAAGGTTTCGCCTACCTTGAGAGTTACACATTTTTTGCCGAGGCTGTAA
- the LOC140717305 gene encoding fibroblast growth factor 4B-like isoform X1 — MGDSPFQILASDLWEEIRPRLGQGLFHRNQESLLMISTVELGVVSLYGMKTHAFIAMNNKGRLYAAADFNNECEFKERLLPNRYNVYESKAYPGMYIALSKHGRAKRGSKVSPTLRVTHFLPRL; from the exons ATGGGAGACTCTCCTTTCCAGATCCTTGCATCCGATCTCTGGGAGGAAATTAGACCTCGGCTGGGACAGGGACTATTTCACAGGAATCAAGAGA GTCTTTTAATGATTTCTACGGTGGAGTTGGGAGTGGTCAGTTTGTATGGCATGAAGACCCATGCCTTCATTGCAATGAATAACAAAGGTCGACTGTATGCAGCA GCGGACTTCAATAACGAGTGTGAATTCAAAGAAAGGCTCTTGCCCAATCGCTACAACGTGTATGAATCGAAGGCCTACCCGGGGATGTACATAGCACTGAGTAAGCATGGAAGAGCGAAAAGAGGAAGCAAGGTTTCGCCTACCTTGAGAGTTACACATTTTTTGCCGAGGCTGTAA